In one Flavobacteriales bacterium genomic region, the following are encoded:
- a CDS encoding 1,4-dihydroxy-2-naphthoate polyprenyltransferase, translated as MLKHWLAAFRLRTLPLAVSSIIAGSALAWFHGAFQAPVLVLALITAILLQILSNLANDLGDHQHGTDNQERVGPQRAVQSGAISPAAMRRAMIICGALAFASGIALIITALGLSPVTLAFLLLGLLAIGAAVKYTFGRNPYGYAGLGDLSVLLFFGIVGVCGTYYLHTGYIDTIIQLPAFGFGLLSTGVLNVNNLRDIRNDKVSGKITMAVRLGFDAAKGYHGILLMGGLLCLIAFTAVAFRGMPQWGWLITLPALGTHLRTVLRAHDPASLDPQLKKLALITFFTALAFSAGLILAA; from the coding sequence ATGTTGAAGCACTGGCTCGCCGCCTTCCGCCTCCGCACACTGCCTCTGGCCGTGAGCAGCATCATCGCGGGAAGCGCGCTCGCGTGGTTCCATGGCGCGTTCCAGGCACCTGTCCTGGTGCTGGCGCTCATCACCGCTATCCTGCTGCAGATCCTCAGCAACCTGGCAAACGACCTCGGTGACCACCAGCACGGCACCGACAACCAGGAGCGCGTGGGGCCGCAGCGCGCGGTGCAGAGCGGAGCCATCTCGCCGGCCGCAATGAGGCGCGCCATGATCATCTGCGGAGCGCTGGCTTTCGCCAGCGGCATCGCGCTCATCATCACCGCGCTCGGGCTCTCGCCGGTCACGCTCGCGTTCCTTCTGCTCGGGCTGCTCGCCATCGGTGCGGCGGTGAAGTACACCTTCGGCAGGAACCCGTACGGCTATGCGGGGCTCGGCGACCTGAGCGTGCTGCTCTTCTTCGGTATCGTCGGCGTCTGCGGCACCTACTACCTGCACACCGGGTATATCGACACGATCATCCAGTTGCCCGCATTCGGCTTCGGCCTGCTCAGTACCGGCGTGCTCAACGTCAACAACCTGCGCGACATCAGGAACGACAAGGTAAGCGGCAAGATCACCATGGCCGTTCGGCTCGGCTTCGATGCGGCCAAGGGCTACCACGGCATCCTCCTCATGGGCGGCCTCCTGTGCCTCATCGCCTTCACCGCGGTCGCCTTCCGGGGCATGCCGCAATGGGGCTGGTTGATCACTTTGCCCGCGCTAGGCACACACTTGCGCACGGTGCTCCGCGCGCATGATCCCGCCTCGCTCGATCCGCAGTTGAAGAAGCTCGCGCTCATCACCTTCTTCACGGCGCTCGCCTTCAGCGCCGGGCTTATCCTTGCGGCATGA
- the menD gene encoding 2-succinyl-5-enolpyruvyl-6-hydroxy-3-cyclohexene-1-carboxylic-acid synthase → MPTSDHLSAAELARLCLAKGVRHAVISPGSRSAPLVIAFNRLDGMQCLQVIDERSAAFFAMGMAQQLHAPVALICTSGSAVLNYGPAIAEAFYQRIPLLVITADRPEEWVDQGEGQAIRQQGVLALHMKKSVQLPRLMTDDLSRWHGGRLINEAIDATLLPVPGPVHVNAPFAEPLYGSIDASGQPSRAIAQVLTERFILPEHARWLIANLSASRRVMVLGGQGVWSDGLKKQLKQLAALPQAIVMVEATSNLDDEAFITCIDRAIEGVDTVNEADLKPDLLITFGGAVVSKRIKGLLRKWKPAQHWNIDAGQRHYDTYQSLTHDIAVSPEVFFAQIAAGVKPSESIYGEAWRMVDARTRDRHAAILNETPWCDLKASEIILQRIPEGSDVHLANSTPARYAQLFDRRMGLRWFSNRGTSGIDGCTSTAVGSAFASQRPTTLITGDTAFLYDSNAFWNKHLSPALRIIVIDNGGGNIFRYIEGPDKDPALLKWFEAPHGRDPLALVKSFDLPWREAKDGDTMREGLDWLYGDHTKPAALVVRTDAELSPKALREYFKSLRS, encoded by the coding sequence ATGCCCACATCCGACCACCTCTCCGCCGCCGAACTCGCACGCCTCTGCCTGGCCAAAGGCGTCCGCCACGCGGTGATCAGCCCCGGATCGCGCAGCGCCCCCCTGGTGATCGCCTTCAACCGGCTGGATGGCATGCAGTGCCTTCAGGTCATCGATGAGCGCAGCGCCGCCTTCTTCGCCATGGGCATGGCGCAGCAGCTGCATGCCCCTGTGGCCCTCATCTGCACCAGCGGCAGCGCGGTGCTCAACTACGGCCCGGCCATCGCGGAAGCGTTCTACCAGCGCATCCCGCTGCTGGTGATCACCGCCGACCGCCCGGAGGAATGGGTGGACCAGGGCGAAGGGCAGGCCATCCGCCAGCAAGGCGTGCTCGCGCTGCACATGAAGAAGAGCGTCCAGCTCCCGCGCCTCATGACCGACGACCTCTCGCGCTGGCACGGCGGGCGGCTGATCAACGAGGCCATCGACGCCACCTTGCTGCCGGTACCCGGACCGGTGCATGTGAATGCGCCCTTCGCGGAGCCGCTCTATGGCTCCATCGACGCCTCGGGCCAGCCATCACGCGCAATCGCCCAGGTGCTGACGGAGCGCTTCATCCTTCCCGAGCATGCGCGCTGGCTCATCGCCAACCTGAGCGCAAGCCGCAGGGTGATGGTGCTCGGCGGCCAAGGCGTTTGGAGCGATGGCTTGAAGAAGCAGCTCAAGCAGCTCGCCGCGCTGCCGCAGGCCATCGTGATGGTGGAGGCCACCAGCAACCTCGACGATGAGGCGTTCATCACCTGCATCGACCGCGCGATCGAAGGCGTGGACACGGTGAATGAGGCCGACCTGAAGCCCGACCTGCTCATCACCTTCGGCGGCGCCGTGGTGAGCAAGCGCATCAAGGGCCTGTTGCGGAAGTGGAAGCCCGCGCAGCACTGGAACATCGATGCCGGGCAGCGCCACTACGACACCTACCAGAGCCTCACGCACGACATCGCCGTGAGCCCCGAGGTCTTCTTCGCGCAGATCGCCGCCGGCGTGAAGCCGAGCGAGAGCATCTACGGCGAGGCCTGGCGCATGGTGGATGCGCGCACCCGGGACCGGCACGCCGCGATCCTGAACGAAACGCCGTGGTGCGACCTGAAGGCGAGCGAGATCATCCTCCAGCGCATCCCGGAAGGCAGCGATGTACACCTGGCCAACAGCACCCCCGCGCGCTATGCACAGCTCTTCGACCGCCGCATGGGGCTGCGCTGGTTCAGCAACCGCGGCACCAGCGGCATCGACGGCTGCACTAGCACCGCCGTGGGCAGCGCCTTCGCCTCGCAGCGGCCCACCACGCTCATCACCGGCGACACGGCCTTCCTCTACGACAGCAACGCCTTCTGGAACAAGCACCTCTCCCCTGCCCTGCGCATCATCGTCATCGACAACGGCGGCGGCAACATCTTCCGCTACATCGAAGGACCGGACAAGGACCCTGCATTGCTCAAGTGGTTCGAGGCGCCGCATGGGCGCGATCCGCTGGCACTGGTGAAGTCGTTCGACCTGCCGTGGCGCGAGGCGAAGGATGGCGATACGATGCGTGAGGGTTTGGATTGGCTCTACGGCGACCACACGAAACCAGCCGCGCTCGTGGTGCGAACGGATGCGGAGCTGAGCCCGAAGGCGCTGCGGGAGTATTTCAAATCCCTGAGGTCATGA